The DNA window CCCCCGTCACGCCGGGCAATGCCGTGGTGACGGGCCACATCACCCGGGTGTTCCGAGGCTCCCCGTCACTGCACTCCACCCCTGTCTCCTTCACCGTGGAGGTCTGCCGGGAGGGAGACGACGTGGACCCCAGCGGGACGCTCTGGACGGACCCCGCGCGGTTGGAGCAGGCCTCGGTGATTGAGGTCTTCCTCAATTCATACCCGGATGGGTTCCGCAACGCGTCCTACGACACGACCCTGCTCGCCGCGCCGACGGACTCCCCCACCATCGAGTACACCGAGGAGATGGCCCAGGACCCCGACGACGTCCCGATGGGAGGGCCCCACCGCATGCTCCTCTTCGGCTTCGTCGCCGCCATCGGCATCGCGGTGCTCTGCTGGATGCTGGTGGGGTAGGCGCGGGATTGCCAAGCAGGGCTTGAGTGTCTGTGAAGACGCTCTCGGTTTTCTGGGGAGAGGCGGGCGTGTATCCCTTGCGGCGTGGGCCCCTCGAACGGGCCCGAGGAGCCACGCCATGGAAGCCCTGACCGCCGTGAAGGTCCTGCTGATTGTCACCAGCCATTCGCAGTTCGGAGACACCGGGGAGAAGACCGGGTTCTGGCTGGAGGAGCTCGCCGCGCCCTACGAGCAGTTCGCCCAGGCGGGAGCCCAGGTGGACATCGCCTCACCGCGGGGAGGTCTCCCGCCCGTGGACCCTCGCAGCGAGAAGGAGGCCTCGGCGGCGACTCGGACCTTCCTCGCCGATGCCCAGGCGAAGCGGAAGCTCGCGAACACGCTCGTGCTCGCGCAGGTAAAGGACACCTACGATGCATACTTCGTCGTGGGCGGCCACGGGGTGATGTGGGACCTGGCGAAGCACGCCCCCACCCATCAGCTCCTGACCTCGGGGTACGCACGAGGCGCGGTGGTGGCGGCGGTCTGCCATGGGCCCGCGGCGCTCGTGGGCGTGAAGGGGCCGGATGGCAAGCCCCTGG is part of the Myxococcus landrumus genome and encodes:
- a CDS encoding type 1 glutamine amidotransferase domain-containing protein; the encoded protein is MEALTAVKVLLIVTSHSQFGDTGEKTGFWLEELAAPYEQFAQAGAQVDIASPRGGLPPVDPRSEKEASAATRTFLADAQAKRKLANTLVLAQVKDTYDAYFVVGGHGVMWDLAKHAPTHQLLTSGYARGAVVAAVCHGPAALVGVKGPDGKPLVNGKRVAAFSNAEEQAAKFDAIVPFALETRLREQGARYESGPLWGSFTVSDGHLVTGQNPASSADTAREVLRVLREKKK